A region from the Mesorhizobium sp. J8 genome encodes:
- a CDS encoding type II toxin-antitoxin system HicB family antitoxin, whose translation MRQYVGLIHKEAGSHFGVSFPDFPGVVTAGTTVDEARDLAEEALAFHVEGMIEDGKAVPLPTPLEQIELDPEHRGWPAFLVPLKIN comes from the coding sequence ATGCGCCAATATGTCGGACTGATCCACAAAGAGGCGGGCAGCCATTTCGGCGTGTCATTTCCCGACTTTCCCGGCGTAGTGACCGCCGGCACAACTGTTGACGAGGCGCGCGACCTTGCTGAGGAGGCTCTGGCGTTCCACGTGGAAGGGATGATTGAAGACGGCAAAGCGGTTCCGCTCCCCACCCCCCTTGAGCAAATCGAGCTGGATCCGGAGCATCGCGGTTGGCCTGCATTTTTGGTGCCGCTGAAGATCAACTGA
- a CDS encoding sensor histidine kinase, giving the protein MKLVRRSARAHLLGLIAAVVLPVWLFAAYLLVAYALHEQSRLEQEARWTARQMSLVVEGELASLQTLLDGLSKSPALAAQDWQAFGSEARRIVQGTDQIITLRDFDGRDLASSQPGRTPDLPERPLTAPEHEQLQLAGILVSDVYAAPGPNEYRIAVAKQVSGAKGVPLLLSISVPTERIRLVMLPAVPDGWIIGVGDREGRYVARSKLHDQVTGRPGLPEYVSKIVGRSGSFHSRNFEGNTLLAGYYRSPYSEWFYTANIPLADVQAPLWWSLAQIGATGLAALLISLALAYVVGRRITKATGDLAASADALGSGRAGQEVSTSVAEFASISKAMIAAQHAISKRTRELETVLETVPAAVWFTYDPQAHQVIRNRFAAELMGLPTEGRDLFGRPDQVIATLAYKDGQPVSREDRPLSKAMRGENTSNEEFVYTLPTGGQRYLLSSARPIRSPQGSIIGAVQISLDISERKRGEEQRQLLVNELNHRVKNTLAVVQAIAGQILRNATGLEQARTALSARLVSLAKAHDILTRQNWSGADVAEVIAASVGSHAPIERFDLSGDKIWLPPNTALSFALAFHELTTNAIKHGALSNTKGSVSISWQIEKHSEGISILELEWREQGGPPVAPGKAGFGAQLLQRVFGGEKSGGVELIYERAGVRCLFTVQLERQQALKPAD; this is encoded by the coding sequence TTGAAGTTGGTCCGTCGATCGGCTCGAGCTCATCTGCTTGGCTTGATAGCAGCGGTCGTGTTGCCGGTCTGGCTATTCGCCGCCTACCTGCTGGTTGCCTACGCGCTGCATGAACAATCGCGGCTAGAGCAGGAAGCACGCTGGACTGCCCGTCAGATGTCGCTGGTCGTAGAAGGCGAACTGGCCAGTCTCCAAACCCTTCTCGACGGGCTTTCGAAATCTCCGGCCCTGGCGGCTCAAGACTGGCAAGCCTTCGGCAGCGAAGCCCGGCGCATCGTCCAGGGTACGGATCAGATAATCACGCTCCGGGATTTCGACGGTCGCGACCTCGCGAGCAGCCAGCCGGGCAGGACGCCGGATCTGCCGGAGCGTCCCCTTACGGCTCCCGAGCATGAACAATTGCAACTCGCCGGTATCCTGGTCAGCGACGTATATGCCGCGCCGGGACCGAACGAATATCGTATTGCGGTTGCCAAACAGGTGTCCGGCGCAAAGGGCGTGCCGCTGCTGCTTTCGATCTCGGTCCCCACGGAACGCATTCGCCTTGTGATGCTGCCCGCCGTACCCGATGGATGGATCATCGGCGTTGGTGACCGTGAGGGAAGATATGTCGCGAGGTCGAAGCTGCACGACCAGGTGACCGGCAGGCCTGGTTTGCCCGAATATGTGAGTAAAATCGTAGGGCGCTCGGGTAGCTTTCACTCGCGGAATTTCGAAGGCAACACCCTGCTGGCAGGCTATTACAGGTCTCCCTATTCGGAGTGGTTCTACACCGCCAACATTCCCTTGGCTGACGTTCAGGCACCTCTCTGGTGGTCCCTCGCACAAATCGGTGCGACGGGTCTCGCAGCGCTGCTCATATCGCTGGCTCTCGCCTACGTCGTGGGCAGAAGAATCACCAAAGCTACCGGTGATCTCGCCGCGAGCGCCGATGCGCTTGGGAGCGGCCGCGCAGGTCAGGAAGTCTCCACCTCAGTCGCCGAGTTCGCCTCGATTTCCAAGGCCATGATCGCTGCCCAGCATGCCATCTCGAAGCGCACGCGCGAGCTGGAGACGGTTCTGGAGACTGTGCCGGCCGCGGTCTGGTTTACCTACGACCCGCAGGCGCACCAGGTCATCCGGAACCGGTTCGCGGCCGAGCTTATGGGCCTGCCAACCGAGGGGCGCGATCTCTTCGGCAGGCCTGACCAGGTAATCGCCACCTTGGCATATAAGGATGGCCAGCCTGTAAGCCGGGAAGATCGGCCGCTGAGCAAGGCCATGCGCGGCGAAAACACCAGCAACGAAGAATTCGTCTACACCTTGCCGACGGGAGGGCAGCGCTATCTGCTTTCCAGCGCCCGGCCCATTCGCAGTCCGCAGGGATCGATCATTGGGGCGGTGCAGATCAGCTTGGACATTTCCGAGCGCAAACGCGGCGAAGAACAGCGCCAGTTGCTCGTTAACGAGTTGAACCATCGCGTCAAGAACACCCTTGCCGTGGTCCAAGCGATAGCCGGCCAGATCCTCCGCAACGCCACCGGCCTCGAACAGGCAAGAACAGCCTTATCAGCCCGCCTCGTGTCGCTGGCCAAGGCACACGACATTCTCACCCGACAGAACTGGAGCGGAGCTGATGTCGCGGAAGTTATTGCGGCCTCGGTAGGGTCTCATGCGCCGATTGAGCGATTTGATTTGTCCGGGGACAAGATCTGGCTGCCTCCGAACACAGCGCTCTCCTTCGCCCTGGCGTTTCACGAACTTACGACGAACGCCATCAAACATGGAGCGCTTTCGAATACGAAAGGCTCGGTTTCCATCTCTTGGCAAATTGAAAAGCACAGCGAGGGAATAAGCATTCTCGAACTGGAATGGCGCGAGCAGGGCGGTCCACCGGTCGCGCCCGGCAAGGCAGGTTTTGGCGCGCAACTGCTGCAGCGGGTCTTCGGCGGAGAAAAGTCGGGGGGCGTTGAACTAATCTACGAGCGCGCGGGAGTGCGCTGCCTTTTCACAGTTCAGTTGGAACGCCAACAAGCTTTGAAGCCGGCCGACTGA
- a CDS encoding helix-turn-helix transcriptional regulator, protein MIRAPRSLGVVRPHWCTEHLCGRVSRPPVMSLFVTFYKMNVMKKDILPQQLRAARALIDWTREDLASASGLTVRTLARIESSQTIPRQTTLEALAKALEEAGIEFISENGGGPGVRLSRRLDGK, encoded by the coding sequence ATGATCCGAGCTCCCAGAAGCTTAGGCGTGGTCAGGCCGCACTGGTGTACCGAGCACCTGTGCGGCCGCGTTAGTCGCCCTCCAGTCATGTCACTTTTTGTGACTTTTTACAAGATGAATGTCATGAAAAAGGACATATTGCCCCAGCAACTCCGAGCAGCACGGGCATTAATCGATTGGACAAGAGAGGACTTGGCAAGCGCCTCCGGTCTGACAGTGCGTACACTTGCCAGAATTGAGAGCTCTCAAACGATTCCCAGACAAACGACGCTCGAAGCCCTGGCTAAGGCATTAGAGGAGGCAGGAATCGAATTCATTTCAGAGAATGGAGGGGGACCAGGCGTCCGGCTTTCCCGTCGGCTGGACGGCAAATGA
- a CDS encoding PAS domain-containing sensor histidine kinase, which yields MLDTHGRIQSWNPGAARIKGYSADEIIGKHFSVFYTEEDRNAGVPEAVLKVAAKEGRFHAEGWRVRKDGSRFWAMVVIDPIFDDGILTGFAKVTRDMTEHREMQLAALETERRFRLLVQGVTDYAIYMLNPEGNITNWNTGAERIKGYSEAEILGQHFSIFYTSEDKEAGLPARVLEAAGREGRYEAEGWRVRKDGNKFWANVIVDAIRDDKGQLIGFAKVTRDLTERLATQRELEQSREQLFQAQKMEAIGQLTGGLAHDFNNLLTGISGSLDVLKMRLAQGRIDDLSRYITSAQGATKRAAALTHRLLAFARRQTLDPKPVSVNDLVSDMEEMIRRTVGPSIDTEAVLAIGLWTTICDANQLENAILNLCINAKDAMPEGGRLTIETANMWVDDHIGKERDMRPGQYVKISVTDTGTGMPPDVAARAFDPFFTTKPTGHGTGLGLSMIYGFVRQSGGQVRIYTEMGKGTTVALYLPRHWLSPQQNEQPQIEETQLSGEGGTVLVVDDEPLIRMLITEVLGEIGYRVIEAADGATALKTVEAGEKIDLLITDVGLPGGMNGRQLADAMRQTEPKLKILFITGYAENAAVGNGHLAPGMHVLTKPFAMERLASKIADIVNEEE from the coding sequence ATGCTTGATACCCACGGGAGAATCCAGAGCTGGAACCCCGGCGCGGCCCGCATCAAGGGCTACAGTGCCGATGAGATCATCGGTAAGCATTTTTCGGTGTTCTATACGGAAGAGGACCGCAACGCAGGGGTACCGGAAGCGGTGCTCAAGGTAGCGGCAAAGGAGGGAAGATTTCACGCGGAAGGCTGGCGCGTCCGCAAGGACGGTAGCCGTTTCTGGGCGATGGTGGTGATAGACCCGATTTTCGACGACGGGATACTCACCGGGTTTGCCAAAGTCACGCGCGACATGACCGAGCATAGAGAAATGCAATTGGCAGCTCTGGAAACCGAGCGTCGATTTCGTCTGCTGGTGCAGGGTGTGACGGACTACGCCATTTACATGCTCAACCCCGAAGGCAACATCACCAACTGGAACACCGGCGCCGAACGCATCAAGGGCTACAGCGAAGCAGAAATACTCGGCCAGCATTTCTCAATCTTCTATACCTCTGAGGACAAGGAGGCGGGCCTGCCGGCCCGGGTGCTCGAAGCGGCCGGGAGAGAAGGTCGTTATGAGGCGGAGGGCTGGCGGGTCAGAAAGGACGGAAACAAATTCTGGGCGAATGTGATCGTCGACGCCATTCGCGATGACAAGGGTCAACTGATCGGCTTTGCCAAGGTAACTCGCGATCTGACGGAACGGTTGGCAACCCAGCGGGAACTCGAGCAGTCGCGAGAGCAATTGTTTCAGGCCCAAAAAATGGAGGCCATAGGGCAGTTGACCGGTGGTCTGGCTCACGATTTCAACAATCTGTTGACCGGAATATCCGGCAGCCTTGACGTGCTGAAAATGCGCTTGGCGCAAGGTCGGATCGACGATCTCTCTCGCTATATCACTTCTGCCCAAGGTGCCACAAAAAGGGCTGCCGCACTTACGCATAGATTGCTTGCATTTGCGCGCAGGCAGACGCTTGATCCGAAGCCGGTGAGTGTCAATGACTTGGTCTCTGACATGGAGGAGATGATCCGGCGCACGGTCGGCCCTTCCATCGACACGGAAGCTGTCCTTGCCATCGGCCTTTGGACCACCATTTGCGACGCCAATCAGCTCGAAAATGCCATCCTCAATCTGTGCATCAATGCCAAGGACGCAATGCCTGAAGGTGGGCGGCTCACCATCGAAACTGCCAACATGTGGGTGGATGATCATATCGGCAAGGAACGTGACATGCGTCCCGGCCAGTACGTTAAGATCAGCGTCACCGACACCGGGACGGGCATGCCGCCGGACGTCGCGGCCCGCGCGTTCGATCCGTTCTTCACCACCAAGCCCACCGGGCATGGAACCGGCCTTGGCCTTTCAATGATATATGGCTTTGTCCGTCAGTCGGGCGGCCAGGTGCGAATCTATACGGAGATGGGCAAAGGGACCACGGTTGCCCTTTATCTGCCTCGCCATTGGCTTAGCCCGCAACAAAACGAACAGCCGCAGATCGAGGAAACGCAGTTGTCGGGCGAAGGCGGAACGGTGCTTGTCGTTGATGATGAGCCCCTGATCAGGATGCTCATCACCGAAGTCCTGGGCGAAATTGGCTACAGGGTTATCGAAGCGGCCGACGGGGCGACGGCGTTAAAAACTGTGGAAGCTGGCGAAAAGATTGACCTGTTGATTACGGATGTGGGGCTCCCCGGGGGCATGAACGGGCGCCAACTCGCCGATGCGATGCGGCAGACGGAGCCGAAACTCAAGATACTGTTCATCACCGGTTATGCGGAAAACGCTGCTGTAGGGAACGGTCACCTTGCTCCAGGCATGCATGTTTTGACGAAGCCGTTCGCGATGGAAAGGCTCGCTTCCAAGATTGCCGATATCGTGAACGAAGAGGAATAG
- a CDS encoding recombinase family protein, producing the protein MDKFAAAGKPPQERRRVRAAQYLRMSTEHQTYSLDNQRDAIRSYAEVMGYDIVATYEDPGRSGLHLESRPGLKKLLFDVEHGLADFETVVVYDVSRWGRFQNIDESASYEYRCQMAGVRIEFCAEQFGNDGTVGSDVLKAIKRSMAAEYSRMLSQKVFMGQVRAAGMGFHVGGLQGLGLRRLMIDQSGQPKLVLARNEHKNLQSDRVVIVPGPPEEIATVQLIFRLFVGSRKNEADIARYLNARGIGNDFGRPWKREGVRRILTNEKYIGNNVWNRRCTKFKSKMVWNPPDQWVRAENAIEPIVNRRLFEKAQQKIELLYPRMSDDEMLAALRSVYKREGKLSDEIINAAPECPSSWRYRSRFGGLLNAYRLIGFLPPRKCHFMDLRKRLEATRHQVMEDLLVAIKGAGGQASYDPETELVRVNEEFTVVIAIARCRVSHSAYPRWSSRPAGEVPADIFVLIRMHPGDLAIRDYLIVPMHEIAEIRGDFHVNNGMRLDSFLYPSLDPLVALAERASVGSAA; encoded by the coding sequence ATGGACAAGTTTGCAGCGGCCGGCAAGCCTCCCCAAGAGAGGCGCAGAGTTCGCGCCGCCCAATATTTACGCATGTCCACCGAGCACCAGACCTATTCCCTTGATAACCAGAGGGACGCAATCCGCAGTTATGCCGAGGTCATGGGCTACGACATCGTTGCGACATATGAAGACCCGGGCCGAAGCGGATTGCACCTGGAAAGCCGGCCCGGCCTCAAGAAGCTGCTCTTTGACGTGGAACATGGTCTTGCCGATTTCGAGACGGTCGTCGTCTACGACGTGAGCCGATGGGGCCGGTTCCAGAACATCGATGAAAGCGCCTCTTACGAATATCGATGCCAGATGGCCGGCGTGCGGATTGAATTTTGCGCCGAGCAATTCGGGAATGACGGTACCGTCGGGTCGGACGTGCTCAAGGCCATAAAACGCAGCATGGCGGCGGAATATAGCCGAATGCTGTCACAGAAGGTCTTCATGGGCCAGGTAAGGGCGGCCGGGATGGGGTTCCACGTCGGTGGCTTGCAGGGGCTCGGACTAAGACGCCTGATGATCGACCAGTCTGGTCAGCCTAAGCTGGTGCTCGCTCGCAACGAGCACAAAAACCTTCAATCTGACCGGGTCGTTATCGTGCCGGGCCCGCCGGAGGAGATAGCGACTGTTCAGCTGATCTTTCGCCTGTTCGTCGGGTCGCGCAAAAATGAGGCCGACATCGCGAGATACCTGAATGCCCGGGGGATCGGGAACGACTTCGGCCGGCCATGGAAGCGAGAAGGGGTGCGCCGTATCCTCACCAACGAGAAATACATCGGCAATAACGTCTGGAATCGTCGCTGCACGAAATTCAAAAGCAAAATGGTGTGGAATCCCCCGGACCAATGGGTAAGGGCTGAGAACGCCATTGAGCCGATCGTCAACCGCAGATTGTTCGAGAAGGCGCAGCAAAAAATAGAATTGCTGTACCCGCGCATGAGCGATGATGAAATGCTGGCGGCACTGCGCAGTGTCTACAAACGCGAGGGGAAGCTGTCTGATGAGATCATCAATGCAGCGCCCGAATGCCCCTCGAGCTGGCGCTATAGATCGCGTTTCGGAGGCCTGCTTAATGCGTATAGGCTGATTGGCTTCCTGCCGCCAAGGAAGTGCCACTTCATGGATCTAAGGAAGCGCCTCGAAGCTACCCGCCACCAGGTAATGGAAGACCTCTTGGTCGCGATCAAAGGGGCCGGCGGGCAGGCTTCTTATGACCCAGAAACTGAGCTCGTCCGGGTCAATGAAGAGTTCACTGTGGTGATCGCGATCGCTCGTTGTCGCGTCTCGCACAGCGCCTATCCCCGCTGGTCTTCGAGGCCTGCAGGAGAGGTCCCGGCGGATATCTTCGTTCTCATCCGAATGCATCCGGGCGACCTGGCCATCCGCGATTACCTGATAGTCCCGATGCATGAAATCGCCGAGATCAGGGGAGATTTCCACGTCAACAATGGGATGAGGCTGGATTCGTTTCTTTACCCATCCCTTGATCCGCTTGTGGCGCTGGCTGAGCGGGCATCCGTGGGGAGCGCTGCATGA
- a CDS encoding tyrosine-type recombinase/integrase has translation MFGFRRPGSAAWFGMTCARLIGGWTAGTNRSRQRETNGWGCSMRIKITGLKRYKDRLGIERVYHRKSGTPIDPKLTGQALAAEVDRLDKLQAPKTAQSGTLGALLESYKKSPKFTDLAPRTQSDYQKYMDHLKPISGTPFALIDTAFMAKLRDKTVKKRRGAFTNHMMAMLSSAFKHGKEYGLVTSNPCLELEKAKIAKDRRKENRPWTKMERVNVLAAAPLHYKVPIALARFLGMRRGDILRLPRMAYRDGYISFRASKNGKIMKLPALGELRKILDEALEAWPVSEIDVTMLCLNSHKKPWTEMGFSASIGKFFDDCVARGLANKGLTMHGLRHSVATDLREQGYRLEDIKNFLGQETIEMAEHYSSSADVSGVLIDMANVIQAGSKRERVLSNSRKKSV, from the coding sequence ATGTTCGGGTTTCGCCGACCAGGATCGGCAGCCTGGTTCGGTATGACGTGCGCGCGCTTGATAGGTGGCTGGACGGCCGGAACCAATCGGAGCCGGCAACGGGAGACGAATGGCTGGGGTTGCTCGATGAGAATTAAGATTACAGGTTTGAAACGCTACAAGGACCGGCTCGGCATCGAGCGCGTCTACCACCGCAAAAGCGGAACGCCGATCGATCCGAAGCTGACTGGCCAGGCTTTGGCCGCTGAGGTCGACCGTCTCGACAAGCTGCAAGCGCCAAAGACCGCACAATCCGGCACGCTCGGCGCGCTGCTCGAAAGCTACAAGAAGTCACCGAAGTTCACCGATCTCGCCCCGCGCACGCAGTCCGATTACCAAAAGTACATGGACCATCTGAAGCCGATCTCGGGCACACCTTTTGCCCTGATCGACACTGCGTTCATGGCCAAGCTGCGCGACAAGACCGTGAAGAAGCGGCGTGGCGCCTTTACCAACCATATGATGGCCATGCTGTCATCGGCCTTCAAGCACGGCAAGGAATATGGCCTGGTGACATCCAATCCCTGCCTTGAGCTGGAAAAGGCGAAGATCGCAAAGGACCGGCGCAAAGAGAATCGCCCGTGGACGAAGATGGAGCGCGTGAACGTGCTGGCCGCCGCTCCGCTCCACTACAAGGTTCCAATCGCGCTCGCCCGATTCCTGGGCATGCGACGCGGCGACATCCTGCGGCTGCCGCGAATGGCTTATCGGGACGGCTATATCTCCTTCCGAGCGTCGAAGAACGGCAAAATCATGAAGCTGCCGGCGTTAGGCGAGCTGCGCAAGATTCTGGACGAAGCGCTGGAGGCATGGCCTGTTTCAGAGATTGACGTCACGATGCTCTGCCTCAATTCGCACAAGAAGCCTTGGACGGAGATGGGCTTTTCCGCATCGATCGGAAAATTCTTCGACGATTGCGTGGCGCGAGGGCTCGCCAACAAAGGCTTGACGATGCATGGCCTTCGGCATTCGGTGGCAACCGACCTGCGGGAACAAGGATACAGGCTTGAGGACATCAAGAATTTCCTTGGCCAGGAAACGATCGAGATGGCCGAGCATTATTCTTCGAGCGCGGACGTATCAGGGGTCTTGATCGACATGGCGAATGTGATACAAGCCGGCTCGAAACGAGAACGGGTTTTGTCTAACTCCCGCAAGAAAAGTGTCTAA
- a CDS encoding class I SAM-dependent methyltransferase: MTSLAVALKNRSKHAVKRLLRYDERNWLRIRQIEAFTTFLEAADRKSRDVIEISPGWNRYWRALCPNYRSVDFPDFDICKDRTEEQFSIVIADQVLEHVQRPQAAAANIHSMVRPGGWAMVATPFLFRVHARPHDYNRWTPAGLKQLMVEGGFAEDDVQAFGWGNKACAKAHIGGPVRAYGVWRDLSNDEEYPLMVWAFAKRRD, translated from the coding sequence ATGACAAGCCTTGCCGTTGCCCTGAAGAACCGAAGCAAACATGCCGTAAAGCGGCTGCTTCGCTATGACGAGCGCAACTGGCTGCGCATCCGCCAGATCGAAGCCTTCACGACATTTCTTGAAGCGGCCGACCGCAAGTCGCGCGACGTGATCGAAATCTCGCCGGGCTGGAACCGATATTGGCGGGCGCTCTGCCCCAACTATCGCTCGGTCGATTTCCCTGACTTCGATATCTGCAAAGATCGCACCGAGGAGCAATTTTCCATCGTCATCGCCGACCAGGTGCTGGAGCATGTGCAGCGCCCGCAAGCGGCCGCCGCCAACATCCACTCTATGGTGAGGCCCGGCGGCTGGGCGATGGTGGCCACACCCTTCCTGTTTCGCGTGCATGCGCGCCCGCACGACTACAACCGCTGGACGCCCGCCGGGCTCAAGCAGTTGATGGTCGAAGGCGGCTTCGCCGAAGATGACGTGCAGGCCTTCGGCTGGGGCAACAAGGCCTGCGCCAAGGCCCATATTGGCGGGCCGGTGCGGGCTTATGGCGTGTGGCGGGATCTCAGCAACGACGAGGAATACCCGCTGATGGTGTGGGCGTTCGCGAAAAGGCGGGATTAA
- a CDS encoding plasmid partitioning protein RepB C-terminal domain-containing protein — MKARGKSLGLEAAYQVLQNSRTRHAALVDEMYEPARLFTGPWLCKTYEAECERTRKLTAEAQIPRDRLETIVQAMRDPLKEERFRRLLSAEGLAAVPKTLALRINGEQPAQTACPPAEPKPLISGISSEVLDLLQDLYTPPQVFASLRRMLPERQLKAARLMIALNRANFHYAQLLSTLTPVSQLADPSRPKRKFASVTAEQLADMEIEFDALNDEFLRCAAHSGTWALELMAARSYLDRLMENARVIRYLAQNFPGQLAKLQTILDVPMGREALAGHAKKTGRRRKHLVF, encoded by the coding sequence ATGAAGGCACGCGGCAAATCTTTGGGACTGGAAGCCGCCTACCAGGTTCTGCAGAACAGCCGGACCCGGCACGCCGCGCTAGTGGACGAAATGTACGAACCCGCCCGTTTGTTCACAGGTCCCTGGCTCTGCAAGACCTATGAAGCTGAATGCGAAAGAACCCGCAAATTGACGGCTGAGGCGCAGATCCCTCGTGACCGGCTCGAGACTATAGTTCAAGCGATGCGAGATCCGTTGAAGGAGGAACGATTCCGCCGTCTGTTGTCGGCCGAAGGCCTCGCAGCCGTGCCAAAGACGCTGGCCCTGCGGATCAATGGCGAGCAACCGGCGCAAACCGCTTGTCCTCCTGCTGAGCCGAAGCCTTTGATCAGCGGAATCTCGTCCGAGGTGCTGGATCTCCTGCAGGATTTGTATACGCCGCCCCAAGTCTTCGCCTCGCTGCGCAGAATGCTGCCGGAAAGGCAACTCAAAGCCGCAAGGCTGATGATCGCCCTGAACCGGGCGAATTTCCACTATGCGCAGCTTCTCAGCACACTTACGCCAGTGTCGCAGTTGGCGGACCCGTCCAGGCCGAAAAGGAAGTTTGCCAGCGTAACAGCAGAGCAGCTGGCTGACATGGAAATCGAGTTTGACGCGTTGAATGATGAATTCCTGCGCTGCGCCGCTCACAGTGGCACCTGGGCGCTCGAGCTTATGGCAGCAAGGTCCTATCTCGACCGGCTGATGGAGAATGCGCGGGTGATTAGATACCTTGCGCAAAATTTCCCCGGGCAGCTCGCAAAGCTGCAGACGATCCTGGATGTCCCGATGGGCCGGGAAGCTCTGGCAGGCCATGCGAAAAAGACGGGACGAAGGCGCAAGCACCTTGTTTTCTAG
- a CDS encoding recombinase family protein gives MNQRVGRIAKPAGLVKALLYARVSSKEQEKEGFSIPAQCKLLRDYALQHRFDVVQEFIDVETAKTSGRTNFTEMVKYLRKHPGIRSVLVEKTDRLYRNLKDWVTLDELDIEIHLAKEGVTLSRDSRSSEKFMHGIKVLMAKNYIDNLSEEARKGQTEKAEQGIWPTKAPLGYINTTGKDGRKVIEPHPELAQVVTQLFERYATGQYSLKALAKAAHGDGLIYPTSGNPVPVSTVHTILRNRLYTGLFQWNGKLHRGKHEPLVSIELWERVQGILTGRNAVPTHPIGNEFAFTGLITCTECGCAIVAEIKKGKYVYYHCTGHTNKGRGGYGDCRRKYVREEVLDQAFANLLDRLHFDEEILEWVKAALVASHADERREHEQAIHRCQVEYKRLEDRLHAMYLDKLDGRIDNAFYDRMSAQWRTEQTRLLREIERHGSAEESYMEDGIRLLELARNASRMFAKQPAQEKKRLLNLVLSNCHWDQGEVHAVFRQPFDLLAETVASGAAIGTQRSDLSTGSPVWLGNLDSNQD, from the coding sequence ATGAACCAGCGCGTTGGACGCATCGCCAAGCCCGCAGGCCTTGTAAAGGCGCTGCTCTACGCGCGCGTCTCTTCCAAGGAGCAGGAGAAGGAAGGCTTTTCCATCCCAGCGCAATGCAAGCTGCTGCGCGACTACGCCCTGCAACATCGGTTCGACGTCGTGCAGGAGTTTATCGATGTCGAGACGGCCAAGACCAGTGGCCGGACAAACTTCACCGAGATGGTCAAATACCTGCGAAAGCACCCCGGCATTCGAAGCGTCCTGGTCGAGAAGACCGACCGGCTCTATCGCAACCTGAAGGACTGGGTGACTCTCGATGAACTGGATATAGAAATCCACCTTGCCAAGGAAGGTGTGACGCTATCGCGGGACTCGCGCTCATCTGAAAAGTTCATGCACGGCATCAAGGTCTTGATGGCCAAGAACTATATCGACAACCTGTCGGAAGAAGCGCGGAAAGGGCAGACGGAGAAGGCGGAGCAGGGCATCTGGCCTACCAAGGCTCCGCTGGGCTATATCAACACCACGGGCAAGGATGGCAGAAAGGTTATCGAGCCGCATCCTGAACTGGCTCAAGTCGTCACACAGCTGTTCGAGCGCTACGCAACTGGACAGTATTCACTCAAGGCCCTGGCCAAGGCAGCCCATGGCGATGGGTTGATCTATCCCACGAGCGGCAATCCGGTTCCGGTCAGCACGGTGCATACGATCCTCCGCAATCGCCTCTATACGGGGCTGTTCCAGTGGAACGGCAAATTGCACCGGGGCAAGCACGAACCGCTCGTATCGATCGAGCTATGGGAGCGGGTCCAGGGCATCCTGACGGGTCGCAATGCGGTGCCGACGCACCCGATAGGAAACGAGTTCGCCTTCACCGGCCTGATCACCTGCACCGAATGCGGCTGCGCAATCGTGGCGGAGATCAAGAAGGGCAAATATGTCTACTATCACTGCACGGGGCATACCAACAAAGGCCGGGGCGGGTACGGTGATTGCCGCCGCAAATATGTCCGCGAGGAAGTGCTCGATCAGGCCTTCGCCAACTTGCTTGACCGCTTGCATTTCGACGAAGAGATACTGGAATGGGTAAAAGCAGCCCTCGTGGCCAGCCATGCCGACGAGCGCCGCGAGCACGAGCAGGCGATCCACCGTTGCCAAGTCGAGTACAAGCGGCTCGAGGACCGGCTGCATGCCATGTATCTCGACAAGCTCGATGGCCGCATCGACAACGCCTTCTACGACCGGATGTCGGCACAGTGGCGAACCGAACAGACGCGGCTGCTTCGCGAGATAGAGCGCCATGGCAGCGCCGAAGAATCATACATGGAGGACGGCATCCGGTTGTTGGAGCTGGCGCGCAACGCTAGCCGAATGTTTGCAAAACAGCCTGCGCAGGAGAAAAAGCGGCTCTTGAATCTTGTGCTGTCGAACTGCCACTGGGACCAAGGCGAGGTTCACGCGGTCTTCCGGCAACCGTTTGATCTGCTTGCGGAAACGGTCGCTTCTGGAGCGGCGATAGGCACACAGCGGAGCGATTTATCAACAGGGAGTCCAGTTTGGCTGGGGAACCTGGATTCGAACCAGGACTAA
- a CDS encoding YMGG-like glycine zipper-containing protein: MIIKKAILAVLMTVALAGCETQTEGQQRATTGALLGGAGGALVGQAIGGNTKSTVIGAASGALLGAVVGSATTPQRRGQQLCRYQDRYGQIYTAPCDDRYYNGNY, from the coding sequence ATGATTATCAAGAAGGCTATTCTGGCCGTGCTCATGACCGTGGCCCTTGCCGGCTGCGAGACGCAGACCGAGGGTCAGCAGCGCGCCACCACCGGCGCATTGCTCGGCGGCGCCGGCGGCGCCCTGGTCGGCCAGGCGATCGGCGGCAACACCAAGAGCACGGTGATCGGTGCCGCGAGCGGCGCGCTGCTCGGCGCCGTCGTCGGCTCGGCCACCACGCCGCAGCGCCGCGGGCAGCAGCTCTGCCGCTACCAGGACCGCTATGGCCAAATCTACACCGCGCCCTGCGACGACCGGTACTACAACGGCAATTACTAG